From the genome of Parazoarcus communis, one region includes:
- the recC gene encoding exodeoxyribonuclease V subunit gamma: MFSIAFSNRFEILLDTLLDRLAEEQPGPFGLREVVVPSSALRRQVELAIADREGICANVDFGYLAQWLWTQIGHVVEVPARSPFAPALLAWRVFALIDAGTEAGAWVAAHPRLAHYLQGADARMRFELAERIARVFDHYLTYRPQWLERWAAGQAAGLGQASEAEAADEAWQADLWRRIRDGLALRQTHPAALFLSRVTKMDDAELAAIGLPKTVHVFGLPTLPPLYLDMLRELSRVVDVRLYVLNPCREFWFEIVDARRLSWLAARQEDMFHETGNRLLAAWGQQTQAHIGLLFEGEHAVVEDAAFDPHPGRHLLARLHNAILDLEDLEPGSVSLAAGDRSIELHVCHSRTRELEVLHDRLLGLFKGPNPPRPDEIVVLTPDLDASAPLIEAVFGTAPPARRIPWRITGLGGTQENPVAQALDRLLALVASRFPASRVFDLLQQPLVAAHFGLGESELETVHDWMRDAGIRWGLDAAQAEAAAALPLHTLEEGLHRLFLAWAGGEAAHAAPFAGRIGAGAPEGSAGLALGRFWRYAETLQRLRDSLLRTHDAEGWRQALIGALEAIVGEAADQAEAAREVRAAINALADDMGSGHPDGTVALDVVHPALAARLDDPARGGVPGGTVTFSALSSLRSLPYRVVCVIGMDQSAFPGSDRAAEFDLMAARPQRGDRQRRLDDRNLFLDVVLSARDVLHLSHVGRSVRDGSPLPPSVLVDELLDALATACAEDASQPEQLAAARRRLTVSHPLQPFSIEYFVADASPDARLSSFHEDYAAALAARLRRAAGSVQAVPDSEWDDADEDGEGDEREGDTAPSVPQRPFFETPLPALEAAWREVGLEQLIRFFRNPCRSLLRDRLGLDLPEADEELEDVEPFLPDWQGRQALAARLLPALLARDETAQAAEEAHAALLELARAGGEYPAGVLGAAALQREVSVLDYYARQVAAAVAKPLPAHVCTLEFDLAADGKPECWTLSAAFGDLHAQGLVRHRYDDTRPADYLAAWLAHLMLCAAPAPGVACETLGLSRDGSFRLHAVAPDRARQLLADLLVLYRQGLIAPLHFFPKSAWAYIFNDESAAKARVKWSGGQRAEFGEAQNPAYRLALRGLGDPLDDAFFDIARRVFGPLRAQLEDGRLGLFPGKQA; this comes from the coding sequence ATGTTTTCCATCGCTTTTTCCAATCGCTTCGAAATCCTCCTCGATACCCTGCTCGACCGGCTTGCCGAAGAGCAGCCGGGGCCGTTCGGGCTGCGCGAGGTGGTGGTGCCGAGCAGTGCGCTGCGGCGTCAGGTGGAGCTGGCAATCGCGGATCGTGAGGGGATCTGTGCCAATGTCGATTTCGGCTACCTGGCGCAGTGGCTGTGGACGCAGATCGGGCATGTGGTCGAGGTGCCTGCGCGCTCGCCGTTTGCACCGGCGCTGCTGGCGTGGCGGGTGTTCGCGCTGATCGATGCCGGTACCGAGGCGGGTGCCTGGGTGGCGGCGCATCCGCGGCTTGCGCACTACCTGCAGGGGGCGGATGCGCGCATGCGCTTCGAACTTGCAGAGCGTATCGCGCGCGTGTTCGATCACTACCTCACCTATCGTCCGCAGTGGCTGGAGCGCTGGGCGGCGGGGCAGGCCGCCGGTCTGGGCCAGGCAAGCGAGGCCGAGGCCGCCGACGAGGCCTGGCAGGCCGATCTGTGGCGCCGCATTCGTGACGGTCTGGCGCTGCGCCAGACCCATCCGGCCGCGCTCTTCCTGAGCCGGGTGACGAAGATGGACGACGCTGAGCTCGCCGCCATCGGCCTGCCGAAAACCGTGCATGTGTTCGGTCTGCCGACGCTGCCGCCGCTGTATCTGGACATGCTGCGCGAACTCTCGCGGGTGGTGGATGTGCGTCTGTACGTGCTCAACCCCTGCCGCGAGTTCTGGTTCGAGATCGTCGATGCGCGCAGGCTGTCGTGGCTGGCCGCGCGTCAGGAAGACATGTTCCACGAAACCGGCAACCGTCTGCTCGCGGCCTGGGGGCAGCAGACCCAGGCGCATATCGGCTTGCTGTTCGAGGGCGAGCATGCGGTGGTCGAGGACGCAGCCTTCGATCCGCACCCGGGGCGCCATCTGCTTGCCCGCCTGCATAACGCGATACTCGATCTCGAAGACCTCGAGCCGGGCAGCGTCAGCCTGGCTGCGGGGGATCGCAGTATCGAGCTGCATGTGTGCCATTCGCGCACCCGTGAACTCGAAGTGCTGCACGACCGCCTGCTCGGCCTGTTCAAGGGCCCCAACCCGCCGCGACCCGACGAGATCGTGGTGCTGACGCCCGATCTGGACGCGAGCGCGCCGCTGATTGAGGCGGTGTTCGGTACTGCGCCGCCTGCCCGGCGCATCCCGTGGCGGATCACCGGTCTTGGCGGTACGCAGGAAAACCCGGTGGCGCAGGCACTCGACCGTTTGCTGGCGCTGGTGGCGAGCCGCTTCCCGGCGAGCCGGGTATTCGATCTGCTGCAGCAACCGCTGGTTGCTGCGCATTTCGGGCTGGGCGAGTCCGAACTCGAAACGGTGCACGACTGGATGCGGGATGCAGGTATCCGCTGGGGGCTGGATGCGGCGCAGGCCGAGGCCGCCGCGGCGTTGCCGCTGCACACGCTGGAAGAAGGTCTGCACCGGCTGTTTCTGGCCTGGGCCGGAGGCGAAGCCGCACATGCCGCGCCCTTTGCCGGGCGCATCGGCGCGGGCGCGCCCGAGGGGAGTGCGGGGCTGGCGCTTGGCCGATTCTGGCGCTACGCCGAGACCTTGCAGCGGCTGCGCGACAGCCTGCTGCGTACGCACGACGCCGAGGGCTGGCGTCAGGCCCTGATCGGTGCGCTCGAGGCCATCGTCGGTGAGGCGGCCGACCAGGCCGAAGCCGCGCGCGAAGTGCGTGCCGCGATCAATGCGCTGGCCGATGACATGGGCAGCGGTCATCCCGACGGCACGGTGGCGCTCGACGTCGTGCATCCGGCGCTTGCTGCGCGCCTGGACGACCCGGCGCGCGGCGGCGTGCCCGGCGGCACCGTCACCTTCTCCGCGCTATCGTCGCTGCGCAGCCTGCCCTACCGGGTGGTGTGCGTGATCGGGATGGACCAGAGCGCTTTTCCGGGCAGCGACCGTGCAGCCGAATTCGATCTGATGGCCGCCCGCCCGCAGCGCGGCGACCGTCAGCGCCGGCTCGACGACCGCAACCTGTTCCTCGACGTGGTGCTCTCGGCGCGCGATGTCCTGCATTTGTCCCATGTCGGGCGCAGCGTGCGCGACGGCAGTCCGCTGCCGCCCTCGGTACTGGTCGACGAACTGCTCGACGCACTTGCCACGGCGTGTGCCGAAGATGCGTCGCAGCCCGAACAGCTGGCAGCTGCCCGGCGCCGGCTGACCGTCTCCCATCCGCTGCAGCCCTTCTCGATCGAATATTTCGTTGCCGACGCCTCGCCCGATGCGCGCCTGAGCAGCTTTCACGAGGACTACGCGGCCGCGCTCGCTGCCCGCCTGCGCAGGGCGGCCGGCAGTGTACAGGCGGTGCCGGACAGTGAGTGGGACGATGCCGACGAAGACGGAGAGGGCGACGAGCGCGAAGGTGACACCGCCCCTTCCGTGCCGCAGCGCCCCTTTTTCGAGACTCCGCTGCCTGCGCTGGAAGCGGCCTGGCGCGAGGTCGGGCTGGAGCAGTTGATCCGCTTCTTCCGCAATCCCTGCCGAAGCCTGTTGCGCGACCGCCTCGGCCTCGACCTGCCCGAAGCCGACGAGGAACTGGAGGACGTCGAGCCCTTCCTGCCCGACTGGCAGGGACGGCAGGCACTTGCTGCGCGCCTGTTGCCGGCCCTGCTCGCGCGCGATGAGACGGCGCAGGCTGCAGAGGAGGCACACGCGGCACTGCTTGAACTTGCGCGTGCCGGCGGCGAATATCCTGCCGGTGTGCTCGGTGCGGCAGCCCTGCAGCGCGAAGTCAGCGTGCTCGACTACTACGCACGGCAGGTTGCGGCGGCCGTGGCGAAGCCACTGCCAGCGCATGTCTGTACCCTCGAGTTCGACCTTGCGGCCGACGGCAAGCCTGAGTGCTGGACACTCAGCGCCGCCTTTGGCGACCTCCATGCACAAGGCCTGGTGCGTCACCGCTATGACGACACCCGACCCGCAGACTACCTCGCCGCCTGGCTAGCGCACCTGATGCTGTGCGCTGCGCCGGCGCCGGGGGTGGCCTGCGAAACCCTTGGACTGTCGCGCGACGGGTCTTTCCGTCTGCATGCGGTCGCACCGGATCGCGCGAGGCAGCTGCTTGCCGACCTGCTGGTGCTCTACAGACAAGGCCTGATTGCGCCGCTGCATTTCTTCCCGAAGTCGGCCTGGGCCTACATCTTCAATGACGAGAGTGCTGCCAAGGCGAGAGTGAAGTGGAGTGGCGGTCAGCGTGCCGAATTCGGTGAAGCGCAGAACCCCGCGTACCGACTGGCCCTGCGTGGTCTCGGTGACCCGCTGGACGATGCCTTCTTCGACATTGCGCGGCGGGTGTTCGGGCCTTTGCGCGCGCAGCTGGAGGACGGGCGGCTCGGCTTGTTCCCCGGCAAACAGGCTTGA
- a CDS encoding DUF3820 family protein → MNPEDLHLLVTRTMPFGKYKGRLIADLPGNYLNWFAREGFPNSEIGRLLALMQEIDHNGLSDLLKPLREPPK, encoded by the coding sequence ATGAACCCCGAAGACCTGCATCTTCTCGTCACCCGCACGATGCCCTTTGGCAAGTACAAGGGACGGCTGATTGCCGACCTGCCGGGCAACTACCTCAACTGGTTCGCCCGCGAGGGATTTCCCAACAGCGAAATCGGTCGCCTGCTCGCGCTGATGCAGGAGATCGACCACAACGGGCTGTCGGACTTGCTGAAGCCCCTGCGCGAACCACCGAAGTAG
- a CDS encoding MarC family protein, which yields METLKVFITLLALINPFGAIPMFLSLTATQTPPQVRGTVNTASIATAVVLGVSALFGQTLLSVFGISIASLQVGGGILLFVLAFRMFNAEPTRARTTPEEAHEAAERSSIAVVPLTIPLLTGPGTVSTVIIYSERVQHWWEMLILVVIGLVIGGVVWGTLRLAGPISRLAGQTGLNIMTRLMGLVLAALAVEFIAVGVRTLASA from the coding sequence ATGGAAACACTGAAAGTCTTCATCACCCTGCTCGCCCTGATCAACCCCTTCGGGGCGATCCCGATGTTCCTCAGCCTCACCGCCACGCAGACTCCGCCGCAGGTGCGCGGCACGGTGAACACCGCATCCATCGCGACCGCCGTGGTGCTGGGGGTGTCGGCCCTGTTCGGGCAGACGCTGCTGAGCGTGTTTGGCATCTCGATCGCTTCGCTGCAGGTGGGTGGTGGCATCCTGCTGTTCGTGCTCGCCTTCAGAATGTTCAATGCCGAACCCACCCGCGCCCGCACCACGCCCGAGGAGGCGCATGAGGCAGCCGAGCGTTCGAGCATCGCGGTCGTGCCACTGACCATTCCGTTGCTGACCGGTCCGGGCACCGTGAGTACGGTCATCATCTATTCCGAGCGCGTGCAGCACTGGTGGGAGATGCTGATTCTGGTAGTCATCGGTCTGGTCATCGGTGGCGTGGTGTGGGGCACGCTGCGCCTCGCCGGCCCCATCAGCCGGCTTGCCGGCCAGACAGGGCTCAACATCATGACCCGTCTGATGGGTCTGGTGCTGGCTGCGCTCGCGGTGGAGTTCATCGCCGTCGGCGTGCGTACGCTGGCTTCGGCCTGA
- a CDS encoding ATP-binding domain-containing protein, with the protein MARVHPEGWRHLPANGAQGRELATLALLAEGLPHEFNIYHGLHWTRAEGQHAVFGEIGFVILGPDGRILLIEQQSGFLDESANGLLRPGKRRNRDISLDLARTADALRARLRPLLGGTEPVLDTLLYCPDYTVRQPGTAGLDPARIVDASRRAHLLDIVRELCGPQHDAAGAGTAAHRHALHRFFAELLELVPDVQALAGQAVALTTRLSGGLAEWARRISLHPHRLRVTATAGSGKTQLALAAYTDALHAGRRPLYVCYNRPLADHFARVVPPGGEVATYHQLCDRRLRAAGRTPDFSAPDRFRRMETDFAALLAHGNKDPAWRFDELIVDEGQDFTDAWRDSLLALLTPEGRAWWLEDPLQNLYGREPVKLPGWAGLTADTNYRTPADVLELLNDRLPLPTPIVAGSPVADSEPEVMSWHDETGLMEATKRAITRAIGLGFRRDMIAIISFRGREYSRFTPLTHLGPHRLRAFHGRYDLFGEAEYSEGELLIDSVYRFKGQSAPCVIFTEIDFEALDELTMRKLFVGATRATMKVIFVASERAAAVLAPDQA; encoded by the coding sequence ATGGCCCGCGTCCACCCCGAAGGCTGGCGGCATCTGCCCGCGAACGGTGCGCAGGGCCGCGAACTGGCCACCCTGGCGCTGCTGGCCGAAGGCTTGCCGCACGAATTCAACATCTACCACGGGCTGCACTGGACCCGCGCCGAAGGTCAGCACGCAGTATTCGGCGAGATCGGCTTCGTCATTCTCGGCCCGGACGGACGCATCCTGCTGATCGAACAGCAGTCGGGCTTTCTCGACGAGAGCGCCAACGGCCTGTTGCGCCCGGGCAAGCGCCGCAACCGCGACATCAGCCTGGACCTTGCGCGCACGGCCGATGCCCTGCGCGCGCGCCTGCGACCGCTGCTCGGCGGCACCGAGCCGGTACTCGATACCCTGCTCTACTGCCCCGACTACACCGTCCGCCAGCCCGGCACCGCAGGTCTGGACCCGGCCCGCATCGTCGATGCAAGCCGGCGTGCCCACCTGCTCGACATCGTGCGCGAGCTGTGCGGGCCGCAACACGATGCGGCCGGAGCCGGCACTGCCGCCCATCGTCACGCCCTCCATCGTTTCTTCGCCGAACTCCTGGAACTGGTGCCCGACGTGCAGGCGCTCGCCGGTCAGGCGGTGGCGCTGACCACGCGGCTGTCGGGCGGACTGGCCGAATGGGCGCGCCGCATCAGCCTGCATCCGCACCGGCTGCGCGTCACCGCCACCGCCGGCAGCGGCAAGACCCAGCTCGCGCTGGCCGCCTATACTGACGCTCTGCACGCCGGGCGCCGCCCACTGTACGTGTGCTACAACCGACCGCTGGCAGATCACTTCGCGCGCGTCGTGCCGCCCGGCGGCGAAGTCGCCACCTATCACCAGCTGTGCGACCGCCGCCTGCGCGCGGCCGGCCGCACGCCGGACTTTTCCGCTCCCGACCGCTTCCGGCGCATGGAAACGGACTTCGCCGCGCTGCTCGCCCACGGCAACAAGGACCCGGCCTGGCGTTTTGACGAGCTGATCGTGGACGAAGGCCAGGACTTTACCGATGCCTGGCGCGACAGCCTGCTCGCCCTGCTCACGCCCGAGGGCCGTGCATGGTGGCTGGAGGACCCGCTGCAGAACCTGTACGGCCGCGAACCGGTAAAACTGCCCGGATGGGCCGGGCTCACCGCCGACACCAACTACCGCACACCAGCCGATGTGCTCGAGCTGCTCAACGACCGCCTGCCCCTGCCCACGCCGATCGTCGCCGGCAGTCCGGTGGCCGACAGCGAACCGGAAGTGATGAGCTGGCACGACGAGACCGGTCTGATGGAGGCCACCAAGCGCGCCATCACCCGTGCCATCGGCCTCGGCTTCCGGCGCGACATGATCGCCATCATCAGCTTTCGCGGCCGCGAGTATTCACGCTTCACCCCGCTCACCCACCTCGGCCCGCACCGCCTGCGCGCCTTTCATGGTCGTTACGACCTGTTCGGCGAAGCCGAATACAGCGAGGGCGAACTGCTGATCGATTCGGTCTACCGTTTCAAGGGCCAGTCCGCTCCGTGCGTGATCTTTACCGAGATCGACTTCGAGGCGCTCGATGAACTGACGATGCGCAAGCTCTTCGTCGGCGCCACCCGTGCCACGATGAAGGTCATCTTCGTCGCGTCGGAACGCGCTGCTGCCGTGCTGGCACCGGATCAGGCCTGA
- a CDS encoding GTPase/DUF3482 domain-containing protein gives MSALLRVAVVGHTNTGKTSLLRTLARDAGFGEVSDSAGTTRHVEGLRLMADDQPVVELYDTPGMEDAIALLEFIDELVAPGERVDGPDRISRFLATAEAGARFEQEAKVLRQLLASDAALYVVDARDPVLPKHKDELALLASAARPLLPVLNFIASPAARADDWHAALARLGLHAVVRFDTVAPAVDGERRLFETLATLMHSHRPALEALIVDREEEAESRRLSARRLVAELLIELAARRDVVDADDDAALQAAVHSLRETVRAREQACVEALLQLYRFRPDDARAAELPLADGRWDDDLFNPETLRQMGIRLSTGVAAGAAAGVGIDLMTGGLTLGAAAALGAVAGGLWQTFGHYGERIAARLRGHHELTVDDAILRLVALRQRQLLIALEGRGHAAMTPIELPQAVSPESDPDSADWREGRLPDPLLQARAHPEWAHEGDDDRDDAERSLAEYLA, from the coding sequence ATGAGCGCACTGCTGCGCGTTGCCGTGGTCGGTCATACCAACACTGGCAAGACTTCGCTGCTGAGGACTTTGGCACGCGATGCCGGTTTCGGGGAGGTGTCGGATTCGGCCGGCACCACCCGGCATGTCGAGGGCCTGCGGCTGATGGCTGACGATCAGCCGGTGGTCGAGCTCTACGACACGCCGGGCATGGAAGACGCCATCGCCCTGCTCGAATTCATCGACGAACTGGTCGCGCCGGGTGAGCGGGTCGACGGTCCCGATCGCATCAGCCGCTTTCTTGCCACTGCCGAGGCGGGCGCGCGTTTCGAGCAGGAGGCCAAGGTGCTGCGCCAGTTGCTGGCGAGCGATGCGGCGCTGTATGTGGTCGATGCCCGCGATCCGGTACTGCCCAAGCACAAGGACGAACTCGCCCTGCTCGCCAGCGCAGCCCGGCCCTTGCTGCCGGTGCTCAATTTCATCGCCTCGCCGGCTGCGCGTGCCGACGACTGGCATGCGGCGCTGGCGCGCCTTGGCCTGCACGCCGTCGTGCGCTTCGACACCGTGGCGCCGGCGGTCGATGGCGAGCGACGCCTGTTCGAGACCCTTGCCACCCTGATGCACAGCCACCGCCCGGCGCTTGAAGCGCTGATCGTCGACCGCGAGGAAGAGGCGGAATCGCGCCGCCTGAGCGCGCGCCGGCTGGTGGCGGAACTCCTGATCGAACTTGCCGCCCGCCGCGACGTGGTCGATGCCGATGACGATGCGGCGCTGCAGGCCGCTGTCCACAGCTTGCGCGAGACGGTGCGCGCACGCGAGCAGGCCTGCGTCGAAGCCTTGCTGCAGCTCTACCGCTTCCGCCCCGATGACGCGCGTGCTGCCGAGTTGCCGCTGGCCGACGGGCGCTGGGACGACGACCTGTTCAATCCCGAGACCCTGCGCCAGATGGGCATTCGTCTCAGCACCGGGGTGGCCGCAGGGGCTGCAGCCGGGGTCGGCATCGACCTGATGACCGGCGGTCTGACGCTGGGGGCTGCAGCAGCGCTCGGCGCGGTGGCCGGTGGCCTGTGGCAGACCTTCGGCCACTACGGCGAGCGCATTGCCGCCCGCCTGCGCGGTCATCACGAACTCACCGTGGACGACGCCATCCTCCGTCTGGTCGCGCTGCGTCAGCGCCAGCTGCTGATTGCGCTGGAAGGCCGTGGCCATGCGGCGATGACGCCCATCGAGCTGCCGCAGGCGGTCTCGCCCGAGTCCGATCCGGACAGTGCCGACTGGCGCGAAGGGCGCCTGCCCGACCCCTTGCTGCAGGCACGGGCGCATCCGGAGTGGGCACATGAAGGCGACGACGACAGGGACGATGCCGAGCGCAGCCTCGCCGAGTATCTGGCCTGA
- a CDS encoding DUF2868 domain-containing protein, which produces MNPAAPLSALEHRWLAELVRRHESRHGRLEDAVELAEARRAPPDLETRICRRAERLGTREGWRDAILRWHGRARLILALACVLALVLGAGTAAAVLGDGSRPVNVVWALGGLLGVHLFSLLLWLLGTLVAGRGRTRGGSALGTVWLRLVSVFDRSPAAAELPLALGGLLARGRLASWGLGAVSHLLWFLALVGAAAGLLGLLAVRRYGFVWETTILPGDAFVALTTLLGVVPGYLGFPVPDAAHVIASGDAVMVDEAGRRAWSGWLLGCVLVYGVLPRLLLVLVCVQGWRYGLSRLQLDLALPDYIRLKPRLLPDSERIGISDPAPARMPRPGRHGHAAAQTGAVVMVALELGADLPWPPVGCEGLAADGGRLDSRDQRRAAIARFGATPPARLLIAIDPRLTPDRGSLGLVAELADHAGETRVWALPVPDGGSGRLSLWQDGLSGLELDEGALMADQDQVRAWLGATL; this is translated from the coding sequence GTGAATCCTGCCGCGCCGCTTTCCGCACTTGAACACCGCTGGCTGGCCGAACTTGTTCGCCGCCACGAATCCCGCCACGGCCGTCTCGAAGATGCGGTCGAGCTGGCGGAGGCCCGCCGTGCCCCTCCCGATCTCGAAACCCGTATCTGTCGTCGCGCCGAGCGCCTCGGTACACGCGAAGGCTGGCGCGATGCCATCCTGCGCTGGCATGGCCGTGCGCGGCTGATTCTCGCACTCGCGTGCGTGCTGGCGCTGGTGCTCGGTGCGGGCACGGCAGCGGCCGTGCTCGGCGATGGCAGCCGGCCGGTCAACGTGGTGTGGGCGCTGGGCGGTCTGCTCGGCGTGCACCTGTTCAGCCTCCTGCTGTGGCTGCTTGGCACGCTTGTGGCCGGTCGCGGCCGGACGCGCGGCGGCAGTGCGCTGGGCACGGTGTGGCTGCGTCTGGTCAGCGTGTTCGACCGCAGTCCTGCCGCGGCCGAGCTGCCGCTCGCGCTGGGGGGGCTGCTCGCCCGCGGCCGCCTCGCAAGCTGGGGGCTGGGCGCAGTCAGTCATTTGCTATGGTTCCTGGCCCTTGTCGGTGCTGCAGCGGGTTTGCTCGGCTTGCTGGCGGTGCGCCGCTACGGCTTCGTGTGGGAGACCACCATTCTGCCGGGCGACGCCTTCGTCGCGCTGACCACCCTGCTGGGCGTGGTCCCCGGCTACCTCGGCTTTCCGGTGCCGGATGCTGCGCACGTCATTGCCAGTGGCGATGCGGTCATGGTGGATGAAGCCGGACGCCGCGCTTGGTCGGGCTGGCTGCTGGGCTGCGTGCTGGTGTATGGCGTGCTGCCAAGACTGCTGCTCGTGCTGGTTTGTGTGCAGGGCTGGCGGTATGGCTTGAGTCGCCTGCAGCTGGATCTGGCGCTGCCCGATTACATCCGTCTCAAGCCACGGCTGTTGCCCGACAGCGAACGCATCGGCATCAGCGATCCCGCGCCGGCACGGATGCCACGACCGGGACGCCATGGACACGCCGCTGCGCAAACCGGTGCTGTGGTCATGGTGGCGCTCGAACTTGGCGCGGATCTGCCCTGGCCGCCGGTCGGCTGCGAAGGATTGGCTGCCGATGGCGGCCGTCTCGATAGCCGCGACCAGCGTCGTGCGGCCATCGCTCGCTTCGGTGCGACGCCGCCGGCACGTCTGCTGATTGCAATCGACCCGCGACTGACGCCGGATCGCGGCAGTCTCGGCCTTGTCGCCGAGCTTGCCGACCACGCCGGTGAAACCCGGGTATGGGCACTGCCTGTGCCCGATGGCGGTAGCGGTCGCCTGAGCTTGTGGCAGGATGGGCTGTCTGGCCTTGAACTCGATGAGGGCGCGTTGATGGCGGATCAGGATCAGGTGCGAGCATGGCTGGGAGCGACGCTATGA
- the yidD gene encoding membrane protein insertion efficiency factor YidD, which yields MRWLLRGLIRGYQLFISPLLGPRCRFYPTCSHYALEAIETHGALKGSWLALRRLLRCHPWSAGGVDLVPPVCCKDHPPHETHTHRH from the coding sequence ATGCGCTGGCTACTGCGCGGCCTGATCCGCGGCTATCAGCTCTTCATCAGCCCCCTGCTCGGGCCGCGCTGCCGTTTCTACCCGACGTGCTCGCACTACGCGCTCGAGGCCATCGAGACCCACGGCGCACTGAAGGGCAGCTGGCTGGCCTTGCGCCGGCTGTTGCGCTGCCATCCCTGGAGCGCCGGTGGGGTCGATCTCGTGCCGCCTGTCTGCTGCAAGGATCATCCTCCGCACGAAACGCATACGCACCGGCACTAG
- the dksA gene encoding RNA polymerase-binding protein DksA encodes MNATTTPALMTEAEILAAPESDYMSARQLAFFRHRLQTEMEQLLENAHETTTHLQDNEATPDPSDRASVEEEHTLELRVRDRERKLLKKIGEAIARIDAGEYGWCEETGEPIGIGRLLARSTATLSLEAQERREKLKKMHGG; translated from the coding sequence ATGAACGCAACCACTACTCCAGCCCTTATGACCGAGGCCGAAATCCTTGCTGCGCCCGAGTCGGATTACATGTCAGCTCGTCAGCTGGCATTCTTCCGGCACCGTCTCCAGACCGAGATGGAACAGCTGCTTGAGAACGCGCACGAAACCACCACCCACCTGCAGGACAACGAGGCCACGCCCGATCCCTCCGACCGTGCGAGCGTCGAGGAAGAGCACACCCTCGAACTGCGCGTGCGGGACCGCGAGCGCAAGCTGCTGAAGAAAATCGGCGAAGCCATTGCCCGCATCGACGCCGGTGAGTATGGCTGGTGCGAGGAAACCGGCGAGCCGATCGGCATCGGCCGTCTGCTGGCACGCTCGACCGCCACCCTGTCGCTCGAAGCCCAGGAGCGTCGCGAGAAACTCAAGAAGATGCATGGCGGTTGA
- the adeC gene encoding AdeC/AdeK/OprM family multidrug efflux complex outer membrane factor yields MNTLRSLTLAVSATLLGACTTLAPDYLRPDAPVASAWPGQTEAVAAPVAVADISWRDYFADARLRELIGIALENNRDLRVAALNIEKAQAQYRIQRADQFPSVALSGGQSAQRLPGDLTSSGESTISRQYSTTVGISAWELDFFGRVRSLRDQALETYLATEEARRSAQISLVAEVANAWLTLAADRELRDLARETWQTQQKSVDLTRRSFEAGAVSALDVRQAQSAMERARADAAQYASQVAKDENALAVLTGGQVPARLLPEKLIDAVTALAELPSGIPSEVLVRRPDVLQAERTLRAANANIGAARAAFFPSISLTATAGTASATLDGLFQAGSGTWTFVPQLTLPIFNAGALSASLDVAKVQREIQVAEYEKAIQSAFREVADALAERANLGEQLDARRNLVEASAESYRLSDARYRNGIDSYLVLLDAQRSRYAAEQELIAARLSEAGNRVALYKVMGGGWQ; encoded by the coding sequence ATGAACACCCTTCGTAGCCTGACCCTCGCTGTTTCAGCGACTCTGCTTGGTGCGTGCACGACGCTCGCGCCGGATTACCTGCGCCCGGACGCACCGGTGGCCTCGGCCTGGCCGGGGCAGACCGAGGCGGTTGCAGCCCCTGTCGCGGTGGCCGATATCAGCTGGCGCGACTATTTCGCCGATGCGCGCTTGCGCGAGCTGATCGGGATCGCTCTGGAGAACAATCGCGACCTGCGTGTAGCGGCGCTCAACATCGAGAAGGCGCAGGCGCAATACCGCATTCAGCGGGCAGACCAGTTTCCGTCGGTTGCACTCAGTGGCGGTCAGAGTGCCCAGCGCCTGCCGGGTGACCTCACCAGCAGCGGCGAATCCACGATCTCGCGCCAGTACTCCACGACCGTCGGAATCTCTGCGTGGGAGCTCGACTTCTTCGGGCGGGTGCGCAGCCTGCGCGACCAGGCGCTGGAAACCTACCTCGCCACCGAGGAGGCGAGGCGGAGCGCACAGATCAGTCTCGTTGCCGAAGTTGCAAATGCCTGGCTGACGCTTGCGGCCGACCGCGAACTGCGTGACCTCGCACGTGAGACCTGGCAGACGCAGCAGAAATCGGTGGATCTCACCCGTCGCAGTTTCGAGGCCGGTGCAGTTTCTGCGCTCGATGTGCGTCAGGCGCAGAGCGCAATGGAGCGCGCCCGCGCAGACGCGGCGCAGTATGCGTCGCAGGTGGCAAAGGACGAGAATGCGCTCGCAGTTCTCACCGGAGGGCAGGTGCCGGCGCGCCTGTTGCCCGAGAAACTGATCGACGCGGTGACCGCGCTTGCCGAGCTGCCGTCCGGCATTCCGTCCGAGGTGCTGGTGCGCCGTCCGGACGTGCTGCAGGCCGAGCGTACCTTGCGTGCGGCCAACGCCAACATCGGCGCAGCGCGCGCAGCCTTCTTCCCGAGCATTTCGCTGACGGCAACCGCGGGCACGGCGAGTGCCACCCTCGACGGACTGTTTCAGGCCGGATCGGGGACCTGGACTTTCGTGCCCCAGCTCACGCTGCCCATTTTCAACGCAGGTGCGCTCAGTGCCAGCCTGGACGTGGCCAAGGTGCAGCGCGAGATCCAGGTGGCGGAATACGAGAAGGCCATCCAGAGCGCCTTCCGTGAAGTGGCGGATGCGCTGGCCGAGCGTGCCAACCTTGGCGAACAGCTCGACGCCCGGCGCAACCTGGTCGAGGCCAGTGCCGAGAGCTATCGCCTGTCCGACGCGCGCTACCGTAACGGCATCGACAGCTATCTTGTGCTGCTCGATGCGCAACGTTCGCGGTATGCTGCAGAACAGGAGCTGATCGCTGCGCGTCTGTCCGAGGCGGGTAACCGCGTTGCACTATACAAAGTGATGGGTGGCGGCTGGCAATAA